CAGCCCAGTCCTCCTCTGACACCGCCTCCACCACAGAGCAGTCCTGTTGAGGTGAGGCCAGGCTGCAGCCTTCCATCTCTAAAGCTGTACATCCCTGAGGTGCTGAAATGATGCGTGGGACGGCATGGTAAAGGAGACGGCTCTGTCCCGACATCACCATGATGTCTCCACTGTGCATGTACATAGCAATCGGGGGGTCCTGTCTGCGGAGGCCTCCCAAGAGGAAGATGGCTGACTGcccaaaactattaaaaaagacaacaagaTATTAAGCAAGGCTGTTGGAATATTGTTCTGTAGTTCACCAGGTAATAGTCTTTTTCTTTCCCATATCGCAACATCCTGGTTTATTGGTATAATAAAactgataacaaaaaaaatgattggcATTGTAAAACCCTAGAAGTATAGAAGAATGCTTTCCTCTCAGCAGATTTTACTTACAATTTTCCCCTTCTCACCTGAATGACAGCAGCGGTCGGCTGTGATCTAGTTCGGATTCATCCACATGGATTCCCAGAGATGAATCAGATAAGTAGAAGTTGAGGATTCCAGCCTCTGCGTTAAAGTCTTGAAACCCACATGCGGCTGTTATTTGGGTGGACAGCAAGTGGAGATCAGCTGGGAAAGGAGTATAATGGTTGGCAGAGTACATCTGTGAACAAAGCAACATGAAGATGTTTAACAGGCTGTGAAAAGTTAATTAACACAGATTTctttaacatattttcacaaactTGTCCACAGACAACCAGAAGTcttagcaacaacaacaataagactTTTGACCACATCAAACTAGGACTAGGTTGAGGggttatatctccaacctggcctgggaacgcctcgagataccccagtcagagctggttgatggggctcgggaaagggaagctTGGGGTCACTTGCTGGAGCTgttgcccccgcgacccgatactggataagcggatgaagatggatggatggatgttgtgCAGCTCTCTCAATACCAATTGCCCCTCTCATATTGGCGCACACACGTTAAACTGCCACGGAAAGGAATGAAATTGGGCAAATCTTCACAGATCTCCACTTTGTGTAGTGTAGCTAGTCTCCTGTTGTGGAAGCTTATAATGTATAAACGTTTAGGAATTTGGACTGGGTTTGGTACATCTCAtaaaggggcggctgtggctcagtggtagagcggttgcctgccaatcggaaggttgNNNNNNNNNNccctggccctgcagtcccatgtcgaagtgtccttgggcaagacactgaaccccgacttacccccgatgctgcgccatcgcagtgtgaattgtaatgtattacttttgagttactttcaccaaaacaaggtgaccaaagtttgacttggcagctagcGTGTGAATTTAAACACCttcaataaagtctcctctttatacatcatagattattcataatattttgtaaaatgtactgtatatgaaagtAATATGTAAAATAGGTAAgtaggaaaaaatgaaaatactcaaataaaaaaaactttacagttGTATTAAAGTTCAGcattgtttgtttaaagcacttgaataagaaattcatgttgtttagttttaaactaaatgtaGTCTAAAGGAAATGGTCAATTATATTAAAACtcacattatttacagtacttgatttacagctgaGATGTAAAAAGGTACACAACCTTATTTGTTTAACAGAAATTTAGTTTAACTGCAAACCTTTACAGGaagtacttttatttatttacctgtGGCAAGCTAAACATTAATTCCCGACATGTTTCTATTTGTCAGCAGCtcggacacactgctgtccgcGCTGACGTACagtcacctgttgggacacagatgttgtccgttccgcctctggttctggctctgaccacggAAACAGAGACGGGACAAATCGCTTTAACGCAGCGTCataactcctgaaaataatatccatctcgcaaatgtctctgtctctgcagtcaCTTCAACCATCGaatacagcaacaggaaataatactcacggctttttttttcctgtggaGAAATGTTTCGCGGTGTGATAAAAGGTAATGTAAATATACtgataaaatgtatatttacgATAAATACATTGTTATTCATTTTTGCATTTACAGCTCTACCTTTATCAATTGAATCCTAGCTAAGGATCCTCTAACAAAGCAGGATGCGTTGCTTACCTTGGTATCCCAGTTGTAATGATATCCCAGAGTGACCCAGCGCAGCCTGTCAAGTAgagtctttgtttttctctttccagAGTGAGGAGAACTATGGCAGGAAAAAACCATAGCACACTTACATTGTTATAAGTCGTATTTCTATTATCATTACTGCCGTTTGTACTGCTGCCGTTCACATCATTCTATTATACCcactgctataattattattagtcatattctctctctctttattacatttgctttattggcatgtacagtatgtcaagtGAACATTAATGCCAAAGCGTCAAGGATCATTCAATATAACATTATCTCTCTcctgacaaaacaacaacaattttctCACCTGAGGCTATGAACACTCTTTTGCCAGATGTCCTGGGTGTCAGAGGGAGACATGTGCATATCCAAGTTGCAGACATTGGGCTTCTGAGAGTAGGTCTTCAGACACTGTCTGACCCAGAAAGGTTGTGAGCCCAGCAGGAAGGGGTTGGAGATGAAGATGAACCCTGAACAACAATCAatgaatttttaaaatatacactACCCAACCGTCTCACAatgtcacatactgtatgtctcatCATTCATCATTTGTCCTTGTCAACACTGTGGACCACCAAAAGTTCTTTGGAGAAGCAGTGAAAaagcaaaaatggcaaaaagagTCTGTCAGAGAGCTGAacagacatggagaaaaaagtaattgcacctttatttcaaaaatataaaagtgCACTATTATTGCAGGCTGGCATTCATGTAACTGCTTTGGTGTCAATTCTTAATGCAACATTGATATTGACTTGTAATAATCCCCAGGTTACAGCGGAACTTGTACATTTATAGAATTCCTTGCATCACCAAGCAAAATTGgttttacaactgaaatattCCAAATCAACATTGAATCGAATTGACCTTGTGAATCAGAATCAAATCTAGAATTAGTGGCAATACCTAGCcctaattttttttatccataTTAGTTTTCTCTCCTACTAAGTACagcattttttttgggggtcaAACCTCGCTATTTTGCTGAAACCgtgttgcttttttaaccaaatatacTGTTTATTCAAACTCGCTGTAGGCCTATGTGCGCATGAATAGTTCCATCTCAGGGTAAACTCAGAGTTCAAGGTTAGACTCAGaatttgttaaacctccttcctgaaacaGGCCCCTGGTATTTGAATCCAATTTAAGGTAAACAATGGtctgtctctcctttttttctgtgtttaccTGGGTAGCCCTGCAGGCTGAAGGCTCTCCAGTCTCTGACCGACTGTAATCCAACCCTGGCAGCCTCCACATCACTCACCGCAGAAGGGTCCAGTATAGCCGGAACTAtctatgaaaaaacacacacagacacacacagacacacagacacacacacacacacacacacacctgatgtATTAGAAGGTGTATCACATATCTTTTCCACTGCTATTAATATCTATGAGGGTAAAATACAAAGTTCAGTGGTGCTATCTTAACTTTGCTGTTGTCTATTCCTAAATGATTATAAAGTGCCTCCTTTCCTATCTCATAGGCTAAAGGAGACATGTGGAAACACTGAAGATTATTACCAGGGAATTTACAGATATCCACCAAGATGTTGTCatgaccagtgttgggcaagttacttttaaaagataactagttacagttacttcttccaaaaaataactaaattagatactcaattacaaattataaaagaaactagttacttcagaaagtaactaatgtgtTGCTTTCAAGTAAATTTTTAAATGCGCatatgtgaccccacctccacccctctttaatggaacttaaaatacatgtgcatgttcaattatttatgataaatctgaatattataatgaaatgaacACTTAATATGATACATtgttaacagaaacaatgtacacacatctaaactattgtaatgttgctgtgggacaaagtgagactagcctccaatcaaatgatactatgtctagtggatcgatacaaataacaacatagatattttggaactttttatatttaacagatcacaactgggcaaaattaaataatgcttgttaagcactatagctaAAATGAATAACAAATCTATACACTCTTTATAGTGCAAATAACGTAACTGGCCGGATGTTTATACTtttgcgctggtgtgtgtgtgtgtgggtgtgtgtgtgtgtgtgtgtgtgtgtgagtgtgtgtgtgtgtgtgtgtcacaatgGTAATTTTGCTGATAACAACGTTACTTCTGTACTTTACGAACACGTCTGTTTCGTGCGGCGCattcacacagatacacacagaatCACAGATATGCTGACTAATATTTTTACACGAGGTATGTTTTGGCAAAAATGGCAACGTAATTTGCggtgggaaacacacacacacacacacacacacacacacacacacacacacacacacacacacacacacacacacaataaaactaatttggTGCCAGGTTGTGTCAGGTTTCTAAAGCTGCCATTTCTATTGACCTGGTATGGTATTGCCCTTACTTTGTCACTCGGTAAACCTTTGGAGAAATCAATGACAGCGCTGAAATCTGGAGGTGGGTTTCTTCTCTTataaaatttgaatatttttctaAATGCATCTTCTCCACTCTCTACCAGGGAGGCTGCCATCTTGGCCATGACGTAATTTGCCTGCTTCTTCGTCTTCTTATTCGTCTTGTCAGAGTACTACTTTTGTAACATACCGCCACCAACTGTACAGGGGCGTGTAATACCATGAACTTCATAGAAGCTaagtcaaaacaaacaaaaaataaataagtaaaaatattcttttcattaaaccattattattaaaaaacaaaacaaatgaagcTCGTAGTCTGTCCCTTGTCATGCCCTTTTCTTTAAGTATCACATGTATTATATATTGGACATTATATGAGTTGTCTCCTTCCATTTCCTGCCAGTGCATTCTACTGTCAATATACTGTAgttctcacacacaaaaagtac
Above is a genomic segment from Etheostoma spectabile isolate EspeVRDwgs_2016 chromosome 20, UIUC_Espe_1.0, whole genome shotgun sequence containing:
- the alkbh1 gene encoding nucleic acid dioxygenase ALKBH1 gives rise to the protein MAKMAASLVESGEDAFRKIFKFYKRRNPPPDFSAVIDFSKGLPSDKIVPAILDPSAVSDVEAARVGLQSVRDWRAFSLQGYPGFIFISNPFLLGSQPFWVRQCLKTYSQKPNVCNLDMHMSPSDTQDIWQKSVHSLSSPHSGKRKTKTLLDRLRWVTLGYHYNWDTKMYSANHYTPFPADLHLLSTQITAACGFQDFNAEAGILNFYLSDSSLGIHVDESELDHSRPLLSFSFGQSAIFLLGGLRRQDPPIAMYMHSGDIMVMSGQSRLLYHAVPRIISAPQGCTALEMEGCSLASPQQDCSVVEAVSEEDWAVCSRYIQSSRVNVTVRQVLGPGQSFPDTPSAHQRTDVGQTVGYQDRAADGESKKRKRSSSCDPVGTAET